Genomic window (Methanolacinia paynteri):
TTCCGGTGTATCCTGCAATGGCCGCGTACTGCGATATGGAGGTCGCACAGGTTAGACAGTACTGGTGGACCTTGATCATCTGGTCGATCAGTTCCTGTTCTGCCGCAACAAAGCCAACTCTCCAGCCTGTCATCGAGAAGGTCTTGCTGGCCGCATTTATCGTGACCACGTTGTCGCCGAAGAGTGCGGCACTCGTATGCTCCTTGTCGTATATGAAGTGCTCGTAGACCTCGTCAGAGATTACAGTCACCCCGGCGTCGTCGGCATATTCGACGAGGTCCCGGATGGTCTCGCGATCCTCCACCGCTCCTGTCGGATTTCCCGGTGAGTTGAGTACCATGACCTTCGCCCCGTCGAGCATCTCTTTGCAGACTTCGGTCTTTATGTGCAGGTTTTCGTCCAGCGGGATTCCCTCGGGGATTCCTCCGGCAAGGATTGCGCATTCCCTGTAGGATACGAACCCGGGATCGGGATAGAGAACACGATCCCCGTTGTCAACGAGAGACTCCATGGCGATATGGAGGGCCTCTCCTGCTCCCCCGGTTACGATGATCTGGTCCGGCGAATACGAGAGCCCGTTCTCTCTTTTAAATTTGGCCGAGATCGCTTCCCTGAGTTCGGGGACTCCGGTATTGAACGTATATCCTGTCAGGTTGTC
Coding sequences:
- a CDS encoding pyridoxal phosphate-dependent aminotransferase; the protein is MKVEMKNNLFSERVLGIEMSGIRKFFQKAKPGSINLGIGQPDFPTPDHIKKAGIKAIEDNLTGYTFNTGVPELREAISAKFKRENGLSYSPDQIIVTGGAGEALHIAMESLVDNGDRVLYPDPGFVSYRECAILAGGIPEGIPLDENLHIKTEVCKEMLDGAKVMVLNSPGNPTGAVEDRETIRDLVEYADDAGVTVISDEVYEHFIYDKEHTSAALFGDNVVTINAASKTFSMTGWRVGFVAAEQELIDQMIKVHQYCLTCATSISQYAAIAGYTGTNECVLEMKSEYATRRDLLYNGLKDLGFEFPKPEGAFYMFVPMETEMQYKILDAGVVIIPGDAFGKNAVDYARFSYAASRDDINEALKRIESII